The following are from one region of the Moritella sp. 24 genome:
- the rsxG gene encoding electron transport complex subunit RsxG, producing the protein MFVSMKKNGVILALFALACTSVVAITNAVTKDRIAEQEQTQLLKIINQLLPEDGHDNNIFQSCKLMSNEDLLGTSEAQRIFTATLNNEAVGYAIEGIAPTGYNGNIKLVVGIDTIGKVTGVRILAHNETPGLGDKVEYRKSNWLDDFVDQTLTEENAHTWAVTKDGGDFDSFTGATITPRAVVNSVKDILTFYQSDQFSDLSSAPSCWSK; encoded by the coding sequence ATGTTTGTATCAATGAAAAAAAATGGTGTAATACTCGCCCTATTTGCCCTTGCTTGTACATCAGTTGTCGCAATCACGAATGCAGTAACCAAAGATCGGATTGCAGAACAGGAACAGACACAATTACTTAAAATTATTAATCAGTTATTACCTGAAGACGGTCATGACAATAATATTTTCCAAAGTTGCAAATTGATGTCAAATGAAGACCTACTCGGTACCTCAGAAGCACAGCGTATTTTCACTGCAACCCTGAATAATGAAGCCGTTGGTTATGCCATTGAAGGTATTGCTCCAACTGGTTATAACGGTAATATTAAACTGGTTGTGGGTATTGATACCATAGGAAAAGTAACGGGTGTGCGTATTCTTGCACATAATGAAACACCGGGACTGGGTGATAAAGTTGAATACCGTAAATCAAACTGGTTAGATGACTTTGTTGACCAAACCCTCACTGAAGAAAATGCACATACTTGGGCAGTGACTAAAGATGGTGGTGATTTTGACTCCTTCACTGGCGCAACAATCACGCCTCGAGCGGTTGTAAACTCAGTGAAAGACATCCTTACTTTTTATCAATCAGATCAATTTTCAGATCTAAGCAGTGCGCCTTCTTGTTGGAGTAAATAA